Proteins encoded together in one Benincasa hispida cultivar B227 chromosome 1, ASM972705v1, whole genome shotgun sequence window:
- the LOC120075124 gene encoding cystinosin homolog isoform X3 has protein sequence MGSWNSISMEIIYQVLGWISIICWALASYPQVILNFRRKSVVGLSFDYVMLNCTKQSSYLIYNATLFFSSTVQRQYFDKYGYDQMIPVALSDVFFPFHSILLISVVSVQIVFFDRGNQKVSKTSIAIFVAVWFFAAACFFMALPTHSWLWLVSIFNSIQVFMTFIKYSPQAFLNFTRKSTVGFSIGNIVLDFTGGVGTLAQMSVQSIDQGSWVNFFGNIGKPLLALVSIGFDLIFFYQHFVLYHIKASRVSFQRDPESTEPLIKDSDHLQGIATTS, from the exons ATGGGTTCATGGAATTCAATTTCAATGGAGATCATATATCAGGTCTTAGGATGGATTTCCATCATATGTTGGGCACTTGCTTCGTATCCACAGGTCATTTTGAATTTTCGACGAAAAAG TGTTGTAGGATTGAGCTTCGATTATGTCATGTTGAATTGCACGAAACAATCGTCATATTTGATTTACAACGCTACTCTATTCTTTAGCTCCACTGTTCAAAGGCAATACTTCGACAAATATGGCTACGATCAg ATGATACCGGTGGCTTTAAGCGATGTGTTTTTCCCCTTTCACTCGATTTTATTGATCTCCGTCGTTTCAGTTCAAATTGTATTTTTTGAC CGTGGCAACCAGAAAGTCTCGAAGACATCCATTGCTATCTTTGTTGCAGTATGGTTCTTCGCAGCAGCCTGCTTTTTTATGGCTCTGCCAACCCATTCATGGCTTTGGCTCGTCTCCATATTCAA TTCAATTCAAGTTTTTATGACATTCATCAAATACTCTCCTCAG GCGTTTTTGAACTTCACCAGAAAGAGTACAGTGGGATTTAGCATTGGTAATATAGTTCTTGACTTCACTGGAGGAGTGGGAACTTTGGCTCAGATGAGTGTGCAATCAATTGACCAAG GTTCTTGGGTGAACTTTTTTGGAAACATAGGGAAGCCCTTGCTAGCTTTG GTCTCTATAGGGTTTGATCTGATTTTCTTCTATCAACATTTTGTATTATATCATATCAAGGCATCAAGGGTTTCATTTCAACGTGATCCTGAAAGCACTGAGCCATTAATTAAGGACTCTGATCACTTGCAAGGGATTGCCACAACCAGTTGA
- the LOC120075124 gene encoding cystinosin homolog isoform X11, giving the protein MDEMIPVALSDVFFPFHSILLISVVSVQIVFFDRGNQKVSKTSIAIFVAVWFFAAACFFMALPTHSWLWLVSIFNSIQVFMTFIKYSPQAFLNFTRKSTVGFSIGNIVLDFTGGVGTLAQMSVQSIDQGSWVNFFGNIGKPLLALVSIGFDLIFFYQHFVLYHIKASRVSFQRDPESTEPLIKDSDHLQGIATTS; this is encoded by the exons ATGGACGAG ATGATACCGGTGGCTTTAAGCGATGTGTTTTTCCCCTTTCACTCGATTTTATTGATCTCCGTCGTTTCAGTTCAAATTGTATTTTTTGAC CGTGGCAACCAGAAAGTCTCGAAGACATCCATTGCTATCTTTGTTGCAGTATGGTTCTTCGCAGCAGCCTGCTTTTTTATGGCTCTGCCAACCCATTCATGGCTTTGGCTCGTCTCCATATTCAA TTCAATTCAAGTTTTTATGACATTCATCAAATACTCTCCTCAG GCGTTTTTGAACTTCACCAGAAAGAGTACAGTGGGATTTAGCATTGGTAATATAGTTCTTGACTTCACTGGAGGAGTGGGAACTTTGGCTCAGATGAGTGTGCAATCAATTGACCAAG GTTCTTGGGTGAACTTTTTTGGAAACATAGGGAAGCCCTTGCTAGCTTTG GTCTCTATAGGGTTTGATCTGATTTTCTTCTATCAACATTTTGTATTATATCATATCAAGGCATCAAGGGTTTCATTTCAACGTGATCCTGAAAGCACTGAGCCATTAATTAAGGACTCTGATCACTTGCAAGGGATTGCCACAACCAGTTGA
- the LOC120075124 gene encoding cystinosin homolog isoform X9, whose amino-acid sequence MDEMIPVALSDVFFPFHSILLISVVSVQIVFFDVSGLFSFGFVSCFGSIRVTILHSIDWILVQRGNQKVSKTSIAIFVAVWFFAAACFFMALPTHSWLWLVSIFNSIQVFMTFIKYSPQAFLNFTRKSTVGFSIGNIVLDFTGGVGTLAQMSVQSIDQGSWVNFFGNIGKPLLALVSIGFDLIFFYQHFVLYHIKASRVSFQRDPESTEPLIKDSDHLQGIATTS is encoded by the exons ATGGACGAG ATGATACCGGTGGCTTTAAGCGATGTGTTTTTCCCCTTTCACTCGATTTTATTGATCTCCGTCGTTTCAGTTCAAATTGTATTTTTTGACGTTAGTGGTTTGTTCTCTTTTGGATTTGTATCTTGTTTTGGTTCAATACGGGTAACTATTTTGCATTCTATTGATTGGATTTTGGTGCAGCGTGGCAACCAGAAAGTCTCGAAGACATCCATTGCTATCTTTGTTGCAGTATGGTTCTTCGCAGCAGCCTGCTTTTTTATGGCTCTGCCAACCCATTCATGGCTTTGGCTCGTCTCCATATTCAA TTCAATTCAAGTTTTTATGACATTCATCAAATACTCTCCTCAG GCGTTTTTGAACTTCACCAGAAAGAGTACAGTGGGATTTAGCATTGGTAATATAGTTCTTGACTTCACTGGAGGAGTGGGAACTTTGGCTCAGATGAGTGTGCAATCAATTGACCAAG GTTCTTGGGTGAACTTTTTTGGAAACATAGGGAAGCCCTTGCTAGCTTTG GTCTCTATAGGGTTTGATCTGATTTTCTTCTATCAACATTTTGTATTATATCATATCAAGGCATCAAGGGTTTCATTTCAACGTGATCCTGAAAGCACTGAGCCATTAATTAAGGACTCTGATCACTTGCAAGGGATTGCCACAACCAGTTGA
- the LOC120075124 gene encoding cystinosin homolog isoform X5: protein MLNCTKQSSYLIYNATLFFSSTVQRQYFDKYGYDQMIPVALSDVFFPFHSILLISVVSVQIVFFDVSGLFSFGFVSCFGSIRVTILHSIDWILVQRGNQKVSKTSIAIFVAVWFFAAACFFMALPTHSWLWLVSIFNSIQVFMTFIKYSPQAFLNFTRKSTVGFSIGNIVLDFTGGVGTLAQMSVQSIDQGSWVNFFGNIGKPLLALVSIGFDLIFFYQHFVLYHIKASRVSFQRDPESTEPLIKDSDHLQGIATTS, encoded by the exons ATGTTGAATTGCACGAAACAATCGTCATATTTGATTTACAACGCTACTCTATTCTTTAGCTCCACTGTTCAAAGGCAATACTTCGACAAATATGGCTACGATCAg ATGATACCGGTGGCTTTAAGCGATGTGTTTTTCCCCTTTCACTCGATTTTATTGATCTCCGTCGTTTCAGTTCAAATTGTATTTTTTGACGTTAGTGGTTTGTTCTCTTTTGGATTTGTATCTTGTTTTGGTTCAATACGGGTAACTATTTTGCATTCTATTGATTGGATTTTGGTGCAGCGTGGCAACCAGAAAGTCTCGAAGACATCCATTGCTATCTTTGTTGCAGTATGGTTCTTCGCAGCAGCCTGCTTTTTTATGGCTCTGCCAACCCATTCATGGCTTTGGCTCGTCTCCATATTCAA TTCAATTCAAGTTTTTATGACATTCATCAAATACTCTCCTCAG GCGTTTTTGAACTTCACCAGAAAGAGTACAGTGGGATTTAGCATTGGTAATATAGTTCTTGACTTCACTGGAGGAGTGGGAACTTTGGCTCAGATGAGTGTGCAATCAATTGACCAAG GTTCTTGGGTGAACTTTTTTGGAAACATAGGGAAGCCCTTGCTAGCTTTG GTCTCTATAGGGTTTGATCTGATTTTCTTCTATCAACATTTTGTATTATATCATATCAAGGCATCAAGGGTTTCATTTCAACGTGATCCTGAAAGCACTGAGCCATTAATTAAGGACTCTGATCACTTGCAAGGGATTGCCACAACCAGTTGA
- the LOC120075124 gene encoding cystinosin homolog isoform X10 has translation MIPVALSDVFFPFHSILLISVVSVQIVFFDVSGLFSFGFVSCFGSIRVTILHSIDWILVQRGNQKVSKTSIAIFVAVWFFAAACFFMALPTHSWLWLVSIFNSIQVFMTFIKYSPQAFLNFTRKSTVGFSIGNIVLDFTGGVGTLAQMSVQSIDQGSWVNFFGNIGKPLLALVSIGFDLIFFYQHFVLYHIKASRVSFQRDPESTEPLIKDSDHLQGIATTS, from the exons ATGATACCGGTGGCTTTAAGCGATGTGTTTTTCCCCTTTCACTCGATTTTATTGATCTCCGTCGTTTCAGTTCAAATTGTATTTTTTGACGTTAGTGGTTTGTTCTCTTTTGGATTTGTATCTTGTTTTGGTTCAATACGGGTAACTATTTTGCATTCTATTGATTGGATTTTGGTGCAGCGTGGCAACCAGAAAGTCTCGAAGACATCCATTGCTATCTTTGTTGCAGTATGGTTCTTCGCAGCAGCCTGCTTTTTTATGGCTCTGCCAACCCATTCATGGCTTTGGCTCGTCTCCATATTCAA TTCAATTCAAGTTTTTATGACATTCATCAAATACTCTCCTCAG GCGTTTTTGAACTTCACCAGAAAGAGTACAGTGGGATTTAGCATTGGTAATATAGTTCTTGACTTCACTGGAGGAGTGGGAACTTTGGCTCAGATGAGTGTGCAATCAATTGACCAAG GTTCTTGGGTGAACTTTTTTGGAAACATAGGGAAGCCCTTGCTAGCTTTG GTCTCTATAGGGTTTGATCTGATTTTCTTCTATCAACATTTTGTATTATATCATATCAAGGCATCAAGGGTTTCATTTCAACGTGATCCTGAAAGCACTGAGCCATTAATTAAGGACTCTGATCACTTGCAAGGGATTGCCACAACCAGTTGA
- the LOC120075124 gene encoding cystinosin homolog isoform X2, whose amino-acid sequence MGSWNSISMEIIYQVLGWISIICWALASYPQVILNFRRKSSTVQRQYFDKYGYDQMIPVALSDVFFPFHSILLISVVSVQIVFFDVSGLFSFGFVSCFGSIRVTILHSIDWILVQRGNQKVSKTSIAIFVAVWFFAAACFFMALPTHSWLWLVSIFNSIQVFMTFIKYSPQAFLNFTRKSTVGFSIGNIVLDFTGGVGTLAQMSVQSIDQGSWVNFFGNIGKPLLALVSIGFDLIFFYQHFVLYHIKASRVSFQRDPESTEPLIKDSDHLQGIATTS is encoded by the exons ATGGGTTCATGGAATTCAATTTCAATGGAGATCATATATCAGGTCTTAGGATGGATTTCCATCATATGTTGGGCACTTGCTTCGTATCCACAGGTCATTTTGAATTTTCGACGAAAAAG CTCCACTGTTCAAAGGCAATACTTCGACAAATATGGCTACGATCAg ATGATACCGGTGGCTTTAAGCGATGTGTTTTTCCCCTTTCACTCGATTTTATTGATCTCCGTCGTTTCAGTTCAAATTGTATTTTTTGACGTTAGTGGTTTGTTCTCTTTTGGATTTGTATCTTGTTTTGGTTCAATACGGGTAACTATTTTGCATTCTATTGATTGGATTTTGGTGCAGCGTGGCAACCAGAAAGTCTCGAAGACATCCATTGCTATCTTTGTTGCAGTATGGTTCTTCGCAGCAGCCTGCTTTTTTATGGCTCTGCCAACCCATTCATGGCTTTGGCTCGTCTCCATATTCAA TTCAATTCAAGTTTTTATGACATTCATCAAATACTCTCCTCAG GCGTTTTTGAACTTCACCAGAAAGAGTACAGTGGGATTTAGCATTGGTAATATAGTTCTTGACTTCACTGGAGGAGTGGGAACTTTGGCTCAGATGAGTGTGCAATCAATTGACCAAG GTTCTTGGGTGAACTTTTTTGGAAACATAGGGAAGCCCTTGCTAGCTTTG GTCTCTATAGGGTTTGATCTGATTTTCTTCTATCAACATTTTGTATTATATCATATCAAGGCATCAAGGGTTTCATTTCAACGTGATCCTGAAAGCACTGAGCCATTAATTAAGGACTCTGATCACTTGCAAGGGATTGCCACAACCAGTTGA
- the LOC120075124 gene encoding cystinosin homolog isoform X7, with product MGSWNSISMEIIYQVLGWISIICWALASYPQVILNFRRKSSTVQRQYFDKYGYDQMIPVALSDVFFPFHSILLISVVSVQIVFFDRGNQKVSKTSIAIFVAVWFFAAACFFMALPTHSWLWLVSIFNSIQVFMTFIKYSPQAFLNFTRKSTVGFSIGNIVLDFTGGVGTLAQMSVQSIDQGSWVNFFGNIGKPLLALVSIGFDLIFFYQHFVLYHIKASRVSFQRDPESTEPLIKDSDHLQGIATTS from the exons ATGGGTTCATGGAATTCAATTTCAATGGAGATCATATATCAGGTCTTAGGATGGATTTCCATCATATGTTGGGCACTTGCTTCGTATCCACAGGTCATTTTGAATTTTCGACGAAAAAG CTCCACTGTTCAAAGGCAATACTTCGACAAATATGGCTACGATCAg ATGATACCGGTGGCTTTAAGCGATGTGTTTTTCCCCTTTCACTCGATTTTATTGATCTCCGTCGTTTCAGTTCAAATTGTATTTTTTGAC CGTGGCAACCAGAAAGTCTCGAAGACATCCATTGCTATCTTTGTTGCAGTATGGTTCTTCGCAGCAGCCTGCTTTTTTATGGCTCTGCCAACCCATTCATGGCTTTGGCTCGTCTCCATATTCAA TTCAATTCAAGTTTTTATGACATTCATCAAATACTCTCCTCAG GCGTTTTTGAACTTCACCAGAAAGAGTACAGTGGGATTTAGCATTGGTAATATAGTTCTTGACTTCACTGGAGGAGTGGGAACTTTGGCTCAGATGAGTGTGCAATCAATTGACCAAG GTTCTTGGGTGAACTTTTTTGGAAACATAGGGAAGCCCTTGCTAGCTTTG GTCTCTATAGGGTTTGATCTGATTTTCTTCTATCAACATTTTGTATTATATCATATCAAGGCATCAAGGGTTTCATTTCAACGTGATCCTGAAAGCACTGAGCCATTAATTAAGGACTCTGATCACTTGCAAGGGATTGCCACAACCAGTTGA
- the LOC120075124 gene encoding cystinosin homolog isoform X4: protein MGSWNSISMEIIYQVLGWISIICWALASYPQVILNFRRKSVVGLSFDYVMLNCTKQSSYLIYNATLFFSSTVQRQYFDKYGYDQMIPVALSDVFFPFHSILLISVVSVQIVFFDVSAWQPESLEDIHCYLCCSMVLRSSLLFYGSANPFMALARLHIQAFLNFTRKSTVGFSIGNIVLDFTGGVGTLAQMSVQSIDQGSWVNFFGNIGKPLLALVSIGFDLIFFYQHFVLYHIKASRVSFQRDPESTEPLIKDSDHLQGIATTS from the exons ATGGGTTCATGGAATTCAATTTCAATGGAGATCATATATCAGGTCTTAGGATGGATTTCCATCATATGTTGGGCACTTGCTTCGTATCCACAGGTCATTTTGAATTTTCGACGAAAAAG TGTTGTAGGATTGAGCTTCGATTATGTCATGTTGAATTGCACGAAACAATCGTCATATTTGATTTACAACGCTACTCTATTCTTTAGCTCCACTGTTCAAAGGCAATACTTCGACAAATATGGCTACGATCAg ATGATACCGGTGGCTTTAAGCGATGTGTTTTTCCCCTTTCACTCGATTTTATTGATCTCCGTCGTTTCAGTTCAAATTGTATTTTTTGACGTTAGTG CGTGGCAACCAGAAAGTCTCGAAGACATCCATTGCTATCTTTGTTGCAGTATGGTTCTTCGCAGCAGCCTGCTTTTTTATGGCTCTGCCAACCCATTCATGGCTTTGGCTCGTCTCCATATTCAA GCGTTTTTGAACTTCACCAGAAAGAGTACAGTGGGATTTAGCATTGGTAATATAGTTCTTGACTTCACTGGAGGAGTGGGAACTTTGGCTCAGATGAGTGTGCAATCAATTGACCAAG GTTCTTGGGTGAACTTTTTTGGAAACATAGGGAAGCCCTTGCTAGCTTTG GTCTCTATAGGGTTTGATCTGATTTTCTTCTATCAACATTTTGTATTATATCATATCAAGGCATCAAGGGTTTCATTTCAACGTGATCCTGAAAGCACTGAGCCATTAATTAAGGACTCTGATCACTTGCAAGGGATTGCCACAACCAGTTGA
- the LOC120075124 gene encoding cystinosin homolog isoform X8 gives MEFNFNGDHISGLRMDFHHMLGTCFVSTGHFEFSTKKMIPVALSDVFFPFHSILLISVVSVQIVFFDRGNQKVSKTSIAIFVAVWFFAAACFFMALPTHSWLWLVSIFNSIQVFMTFIKYSPQAFLNFTRKSTVGFSIGNIVLDFTGGVGTLAQMSVQSIDQGSWVNFFGNIGKPLLALVSIGFDLIFFYQHFVLYHIKASRVSFQRDPESTEPLIKDSDHLQGIATTS, from the exons ATGGAATTCAATTTCAATGGAGATCATATATCAGGTCTTAGGATGGATTTCCATCATATGTTGGGCACTTGCTTCGTATCCACAGGTCATTTTGAATTTTCGACGAAAAAG ATGATACCGGTGGCTTTAAGCGATGTGTTTTTCCCCTTTCACTCGATTTTATTGATCTCCGTCGTTTCAGTTCAAATTGTATTTTTTGAC CGTGGCAACCAGAAAGTCTCGAAGACATCCATTGCTATCTTTGTTGCAGTATGGTTCTTCGCAGCAGCCTGCTTTTTTATGGCTCTGCCAACCCATTCATGGCTTTGGCTCGTCTCCATATTCAA TTCAATTCAAGTTTTTATGACATTCATCAAATACTCTCCTCAG GCGTTTTTGAACTTCACCAGAAAGAGTACAGTGGGATTTAGCATTGGTAATATAGTTCTTGACTTCACTGGAGGAGTGGGAACTTTGGCTCAGATGAGTGTGCAATCAATTGACCAAG GTTCTTGGGTGAACTTTTTTGGAAACATAGGGAAGCCCTTGCTAGCTTTG GTCTCTATAGGGTTTGATCTGATTTTCTTCTATCAACATTTTGTATTATATCATATCAAGGCATCAAGGGTTTCATTTCAACGTGATCCTGAAAGCACTGAGCCATTAATTAAGGACTCTGATCACTTGCAAGGGATTGCCACAACCAGTTGA
- the LOC120075124 gene encoding cystinosin homolog isoform X6 — MGSWNSISMEIIYQVLGWISIICWALASYPQVILNFRRKSVVGLSFDYVMLNCTKQSSYLIYNATLFFSSTVQRQYFDKYGYDQMIPVALSDVFFPFHSILLISVVSVQIVFFDVSGLFSFGFVSCFGSIRVTILHSIDWILVQRGNQKVSKTSIAIFVAVWFFAAACFFMALPTHSWLWLVSIFNSIQVFMTFIKYSPQAFLNFTRKSTVGFSIGNIVLDFTGGVGTLAQMSVQSIDQGSEIGDNDWHYLAR; from the exons ATGGGTTCATGGAATTCAATTTCAATGGAGATCATATATCAGGTCTTAGGATGGATTTCCATCATATGTTGGGCACTTGCTTCGTATCCACAGGTCATTTTGAATTTTCGACGAAAAAG TGTTGTAGGATTGAGCTTCGATTATGTCATGTTGAATTGCACGAAACAATCGTCATATTTGATTTACAACGCTACTCTATTCTTTAGCTCCACTGTTCAAAGGCAATACTTCGACAAATATGGCTACGATCAg ATGATACCGGTGGCTTTAAGCGATGTGTTTTTCCCCTTTCACTCGATTTTATTGATCTCCGTCGTTTCAGTTCAAATTGTATTTTTTGACGTTAGTGGTTTGTTCTCTTTTGGATTTGTATCTTGTTTTGGTTCAATACGGGTAACTATTTTGCATTCTATTGATTGGATTTTGGTGCAGCGTGGCAACCAGAAAGTCTCGAAGACATCCATTGCTATCTTTGTTGCAGTATGGTTCTTCGCAGCAGCCTGCTTTTTTATGGCTCTGCCAACCCATTCATGGCTTTGGCTCGTCTCCATATTCAA TTCAATTCAAGTTTTTATGACATTCATCAAATACTCTCCTCAG GCGTTTTTGAACTTCACCAGAAAGAGTACAGTGGGATTTAGCATTGGTAATATAGTTCTTGACTTCACTGGAGGAGTGGGAACTTTGGCTCAGATGAGTGTGCAATCAATTGACCAAG GATCTGAAATCGGGGATAACGATTGGCACTACCTGGCACGATAG
- the LOC120075124 gene encoding cystinosin homolog isoform X1, translating to MGSWNSISMEIIYQVLGWISIICWALASYPQVILNFRRKSVVGLSFDYVMLNCTKQSSYLIYNATLFFSSTVQRQYFDKYGYDQMIPVALSDVFFPFHSILLISVVSVQIVFFDVSGLFSFGFVSCFGSIRVTILHSIDWILVQRGNQKVSKTSIAIFVAVWFFAAACFFMALPTHSWLWLVSIFNSIQVFMTFIKYSPQAFLNFTRKSTVGFSIGNIVLDFTGGVGTLAQMSVQSIDQGSWVNFFGNIGKPLLALVSIGFDLIFFYQHFVLYHIKASRVSFQRDPESTEPLIKDSDHLQGIATTS from the exons ATGGGTTCATGGAATTCAATTTCAATGGAGATCATATATCAGGTCTTAGGATGGATTTCCATCATATGTTGGGCACTTGCTTCGTATCCACAGGTCATTTTGAATTTTCGACGAAAAAG TGTTGTAGGATTGAGCTTCGATTATGTCATGTTGAATTGCACGAAACAATCGTCATATTTGATTTACAACGCTACTCTATTCTTTAGCTCCACTGTTCAAAGGCAATACTTCGACAAATATGGCTACGATCAg ATGATACCGGTGGCTTTAAGCGATGTGTTTTTCCCCTTTCACTCGATTTTATTGATCTCCGTCGTTTCAGTTCAAATTGTATTTTTTGACGTTAGTGGTTTGTTCTCTTTTGGATTTGTATCTTGTTTTGGTTCAATACGGGTAACTATTTTGCATTCTATTGATTGGATTTTGGTGCAGCGTGGCAACCAGAAAGTCTCGAAGACATCCATTGCTATCTTTGTTGCAGTATGGTTCTTCGCAGCAGCCTGCTTTTTTATGGCTCTGCCAACCCATTCATGGCTTTGGCTCGTCTCCATATTCAA TTCAATTCAAGTTTTTATGACATTCATCAAATACTCTCCTCAG GCGTTTTTGAACTTCACCAGAAAGAGTACAGTGGGATTTAGCATTGGTAATATAGTTCTTGACTTCACTGGAGGAGTGGGAACTTTGGCTCAGATGAGTGTGCAATCAATTGACCAAG GTTCTTGGGTGAACTTTTTTGGAAACATAGGGAAGCCCTTGCTAGCTTTG GTCTCTATAGGGTTTGATCTGATTTTCTTCTATCAACATTTTGTATTATATCATATCAAGGCATCAAGGGTTTCATTTCAACGTGATCCTGAAAGCACTGAGCCATTAATTAAGGACTCTGATCACTTGCAAGGGATTGCCACAACCAGTTGA